Proteins from a single region of Candidatus Omnitrophota bacterium:
- a CDS encoding NAD(P) transhydrogenase subunit alpha, protein MIDINTLIFLLFILALSIFLGFELISKVPSTLHTPLMSGSNAISGITLVGALISAGTDGNMISTVLGTLAVIFATINVVGGYLVTDRMLAMFKKKK, encoded by the coding sequence ATGATCGACATCAACACTCTTATTTTTCTTTTGTTTATTCTCGCCCTTTCGATTTTCTTAGGGTTTGAACTTATTTCCAAAGTTCCATCGACTCTTCATACGCCATTAATGTCAGGATCTAATGCTATCTCTGGCATTACGCTAGTGGGAGCTCTGATTTCTGCTGGAACGGACGGAAATATGATAAGTACCGTCTTGGGAACGTTGGCTGTTATTTTTGCAACAATTAATGTTGTTGGCGGATATCTTGTAACCGATCGCATGCTTGCTATGTTTAAGAAAAAGAAATAA
- a CDS encoding Re/Si-specific NAD(P)(+) transhydrogenase subunit alpha, which produces MNIGITKELNNNEKRVAATPSSVEKLTKLGFNVLIEKGLGDSIFASDSLYEKAGAKIMDNSKAILSSCDIILRLDKPSEEEISSLKEQSIYISFLNPFKEKNLIKLLAKKNISAISMELIPRITRAQKMDALSSQASLAGYVAVIIATRESQKVLPMQITPAGTISPARVFIVGAGVAGLQAIATAKRLGARVEAFDTRPEVAEQIQSLGAKFIKIDIGETEKTKDGYAKQLTDEQIKKQRDQMTKICSISDIIVTTAQVFGRTAPLIITDEMISQMKPGSVILDMAVESGGNVSGSEINKIKIINNVKIVGLAKLPSFVAPDASEMYANNLYNLIKEFWNKETKMFDLNLDDQIIKSCLVTYNGSIVNEML; this is translated from the coding sequence ATGAACATTGGCATTACTAAAGAATTGAACAACAATGAAAAGCGTGTCGCTGCAACACCCTCTTCTGTTGAAAAACTAACTAAGCTTGGATTCAATGTTTTAATTGAAAAAGGGCTTGGCGATTCTATTTTCGCTTCAGATAGTCTTTATGAAAAAGCTGGCGCGAAAATTATGGATAATTCTAAGGCTATTCTGTCCTCTTGCGATATTATTCTTCGTCTAGACAAACCATCTGAGGAAGAAATTTCTTCTCTCAAAGAACAAAGCATTTATATCAGTTTTCTAAATCCGTTTAAAGAAAAAAATCTTATCAAATTACTTGCTAAGAAAAATATTAGTGCAATCAGCATGGAACTCATTCCGCGAATTACACGCGCACAAAAAATGGATGCATTAAGTTCTCAAGCAAGCTTGGCTGGTTACGTTGCGGTTATTATTGCGACTCGAGAAAGTCAAAAAGTGCTGCCCATGCAGATAACCCCTGCTGGAACAATTTCGCCAGCACGCGTTTTTATTGTTGGCGCTGGCGTTGCCGGTCTTCAAGCGATTGCAACGGCCAAACGACTTGGCGCACGCGTCGAAGCCTTTGATACGCGACCAGAGGTTGCCGAGCAAATTCAATCTTTAGGTGCAAAATTCATTAAAATTGATATTGGAGAAACTGAAAAAACTAAAGATGGTTATGCGAAACAGCTAACAGATGAACAAATAAAAAAACAGCGCGATCAAATGACAAAAATTTGCTCAATTTCTGATATTATCGTTACAACCGCCCAAGTTTTTGGCAGAACAGCACCTTTAATTATCACTGATGAAATGATTAGCCAAATGAAGCCTGGAAGTGTCATTCTCGACATGGCAGTTGAATCCGGTGGAAATGTCAGCGGATCTGAAATCAATAAAATAAAAATTATAAACAATGTTAAGATTGTCGGATTAGCAAAACTACCTTCCTTTGTTGCTCCTGACGCGAGCGAAATGTACGCTAATAATCTTTATAATTTAATTAAAGAATTCTGGAACAAAGAAACAAAAATGTTTGATCTGAATCTTGACGATCAGATCATTAAAAGCTGCCTCGTAACATATAACGGGTCAATTGTTAATGAAATGCTTTAA
- a CDS encoding NAD(P)(+) transhydrogenase (Re/Si-specific) subunit beta, with the protein MNTAFIINLSYIAAAILFIIGLKMLSSPLTARKGNLISAIGMFLAIVATLLTKGLSFQWIVLGIVLGSMIGIFAARLVAMTAMPEMVALLNGFGGIASLLVGWAVYHCSQTFETLTIITVFLTVLIGGVTFTGSIVAWGKLKGIFPSKPILFDGQRMINLGILIALLFSGIILIISPQTSYSTFLFIIALSFILGISSVIPIGGADMPVVISLLNSYSGLAACAAGFVIQNNILIVAGALVGASGIILTRIMCKAMNRSLSNVLFSGFGSGVKDQSSETEGEINPITIEDAYLILEAAQSVVITPGYGLAVAQAQHVVRELGELLEKNGADVKYAIHPVAGRMPGHMNVLLAEANVPYDQLVEMDDINPTMNSVDVCIVIGANDVVNPAAEDDESSPIYGMPIIEVYKAKTVFVLKRSMAAGFAGIPNKLFFNENTRMLFGDAKASISGIVSEFK; encoded by the coding sequence TTGAATACTGCATTTATCATAAATTTATCTTATATTGCTGCGGCCATTCTTTTTATCATTGGCCTAAAGATGCTTAGCTCCCCTCTAACGGCACGTAAAGGAAATTTGATTTCTGCAATCGGCATGTTTCTGGCCATTGTTGCCACACTTTTAACAAAAGGATTAAGCTTTCAATGGATTGTCTTAGGGATTGTCCTCGGATCAATGATTGGAATCTTCGCAGCTCGCCTTGTTGCCATGACGGCTATGCCAGAAATGGTAGCACTTTTAAATGGATTCGGCGGCATTGCAAGCCTTTTGGTTGGGTGGGCTGTTTATCACTGCTCTCAAACATTTGAAACTTTAACAATTATAACAGTTTTTTTAACTGTTTTAATTGGAGGAGTTACATTTACTGGTAGCATTGTTGCTTGGGGAAAGCTAAAAGGCATCTTTCCTTCAAAGCCAATTCTTTTTGATGGACAAAGGATGATAAATCTCGGCATTTTAATTGCCCTTCTTTTTTCTGGAATAATCTTGATTATCAGCCCACAAACCTCATATTCAACTTTCCTTTTTATTATTGCACTTTCTTTTATATTAGGCATCTCTTCTGTCATTCCAATCGGAGGCGCCGATATGCCAGTTGTTATTTCTCTTTTAAATAGCTATTCTGGACTAGCTGCTTGTGCCGCTGGATTTGTCATTCAAAATAATATTTTGATTGTTGCTGGTGCACTTGTTGGTGCCAGTGGAATTATCTTAACGCGAATTATGTGTAAAGCTATGAACCGTTCTTTATCCAATGTTCTTTTTAGTGGGTTCGGCTCTGGCGTTAAGGACCAATCCTCTGAAACTGAAGGCGAAATAAATCCAATCACCATTGAAGATGCCTACCTAATACTTGAGGCCGCCCAATCTGTTGTCATCACCCCTGGTTATGGTCTTGCAGTTGCCCAAGCTCAACATGTTGTTCGAGAACTTGGAGAATTATTAGAAAAAAATGGCGCTGATGTAAAATATGCAATTCATCCTGTTGCAGGACGAATGCCTGGACACATGAATGTTTTGCTTGCCGAAGCAAATGTACCTTATGACCAATTAGTTGAAATGGACGATATTAATCCAACCATGAATAGTGTTGACGTATGTATTGTAATTGGTGCGAACGATGTTGTTAATCCTGCAGCAGAAGATGACGAATCAAGCCCAATTTATGGAATGCCGATCATTGAAGTCTACAAAGCAAAGACTGTTTTTGTGCTTAAGCGATCAATGGCGGCAGGATTTGCCGGTATCCCCAACAAACTTTTCTTTAACGAAAACACCCGCATGCTCTTTGGAGACGCCAAAGCCTCTATTTCTGGAATTGTATCAGAATTTAAATAA